In Bacillus cereus ATCC 14579, a single window of DNA contains:
- a CDS encoding tyrosine-type recombinase/integrase has translation MEVVEALKDISQIEAMKKYLKEHSQRDYLLFVIGINTGLKITELLSMKFEDVLNEDGTVKEFYTLPVKDEKFKQDIYLNTKVKEALLDYVQSIGVKRENYVFQSNKTPNSITRQQAYRVIHNAAEAVGVVGKIGTNSMRKTFGFHAYKRGIAIALLQKHFHHATPSETLKYLGISKDETFKTEIDVDL, from the coding sequence ATGGAAGTTGTAGAGGCATTAAAAGATATAAGCCAAATTGAGGCTATGAAAAAATATTTAAAAGAGCACTCCCAGCGAGATTATCTTTTATTTGTTATTGGAATTAACACAGGATTAAAAATTACAGAATTACTTAGCATGAAATTTGAAGATGTATTAAATGAAGATGGGACTGTTAAAGAGTTTTATACTCTTCCTGTGAAAGATGAAAAATTCAAACAAGATATTTATTTAAATACAAAAGTAAAAGAAGCGCTTTTAGATTACGTACAATCTATTGGCGTTAAAAGAGAAAATTACGTATTTCAATCTAATAAAACGCCAAATTCAATTACGCGCCAACAAGCGTATCGTGTAATTCATAATGCTGCAGAAGCAGTTGGAGTTGTTGGTAAGATCGGAACGAATTCAATGCGAAAAACATTCGGATTTCATGCGTACAAAAGAGGGATAGCGATTGCGCTGTTGCAAAAACATTTTCATCACGCGACTCCATCAGAGACGCTAAAGTATTTAGGTATTTCAAAGGATGAGACCTTTAAAACGGAGATTGATGTCGATTTATAA
- a CDS encoding protein VrrB: protein MKGMDNNAPHGFFGGGSDSYEQMMLMGGGQQGYGGIPSWMGGTPGGFSTSVAGAQTGIPTLTGGFPSSVAGVQTGIPTFVGGAAGGVPVGVPTTFPSFVGGVGGYPQGFYGQHGHHDGHHGHHHQGHHGHHGHHHHQGHHGHHGHHHHQGHHGHHGHHQQQAHHHGHHHIHPQAVLYQIHQDHHGHHGHHGHQGQHGHHGHHHHQGHHGHHGHHQQQVHHHGHQGHHGHQGQHGHQGYQGQQHQQHQQHQHQQYQQYQQQQSSPWTGGIGAGGAGAAAGAASISGAAGHAGHVGH from the coding sequence ATGAAAGGGATGGACAATAATGCACCACATGGCTTTTTCGGAGGTGGATCGGATAGTTATGAACAAATGATGTTAATGGGAGGCGGACAACAAGGATATGGCGGAATTCCGAGCTGGATGGGTGGAACACCTGGAGGATTTTCCACATCAGTAGCTGGAGCGCAAACTGGAATTCCAACATTAACAGGAGGATTTCCATCATCAGTAGCTGGAGTGCAAACAGGAATCCCAACATTTGTAGGCGGAGCAGCGGGAGGAGTACCAGTAGGCGTACCAACTACATTCCCATCTTTCGTTGGAGGAGTAGGTGGTTATCCACAAGGTTTTTACGGTCAACATGGCCACCACGACGGTCATCATGGACACCATCATCAAGGTCACCATGGCCATCATGGACATCATCACCACCAAGGTCACCATGGCCATCATGGCCACCATCACCACCAAGGTCACCACGGTCATCATGGACATCATCAACAACAAGCACATCACCACGGCCACCATCATATACATCCGCAGGCTGTTCTTTATCAAATTCATCAAGATCACCATGGTCACCATGGCCACCACGGCCACCAAGGTCAACATGGTCATCATGGCCACCATCACCACCAAGGTCACCACGGTCATCATGGACATCATCAACAACAAGTACATCACCACGGCCATCAAGGCCACCACGGTCACCAAGGTCAACATGGTCATCAAGGTTACCAAGGCCAACAACACCAACAACACCAACAACACCAACACCAACAATACCAACAGTATCAACAACAACAATCTTCTCCTTGGACAGGTGGAATTGGAGCAGGAGGAGCGGGGGCAGCAGCAGGAGCGGCTAGCATTAGTGGAGCTGCAGGACATGCGGGACACGTGGGTCATTAA
- the leuS gene encoding leucine--tRNA ligase, protein MSFNHQEIEKKWQGYWEENKTFRTPDETEKPKFYALDMFPYPSGAGLHVGHPEGYTATDILSRMKRMQGYNVLHPMGWDAFGLPAEQYALDTGNSPAEFTEHNINTFRNQIKSLGFSYDWDREVNTTDPNYYKWTQWIFLKLFEKGLAYVDEVPVNWCPALGTVLANEEIIDGKSERGGHPVERRPMRQWMLKITAYGDRLLEDLDELDWPESLKDMQRNWIGRSEGAEVHFNIDGTDEKFTVFTTRPDTLFGATYCVLAPEHALVAEITTAEQKEAVEAYINAVKMKSDLERTELAKEKTGVFTGAYAVNPVNGEKLPIWIADYVLATYGTGAVMAVPAHDERDYEFASVFNLPMKEVVKGGDITKEVYTGDGAHVNSAFLDGLNKEEAIAKMIEWLEATSAGNQKVTYRLRDWLFSRQRYWGEPIPVIHWEDGTMTAVKEEELPLVLPKTENIRPSGTGESPLANIDEWVNVVDPETGKKGRRETNTMPQWAGSCWYYLRYIDPNNSEALVDPEKVKQWLPVDIYIGGAEHAVLHLLYARFWHKVLYDIGVVPTKEPFQQLFNQGMILGENNEKMSKSKGNVVNPDDIVASHGADTLRLYEMFMGPLDASIAWSENGLDGARRFLDRVWRLFVQDNGELSEKITDAPNKELEKAYHQTVKKVTEDYAELRFNTAISQMMVFINDAYKAETLPREYVEGFVKMIAPVAPHIGEELWSKLGYNETITYASWPTFDESKLVEDEVEIVVQVMGKVRAKLTMSKDASKEEMEQLALEAIQDQIEGKTVRKVIVVPGKLVNVVAN, encoded by the coding sequence ATGAGCTTTAATCATCAAGAAATTGAGAAGAAGTGGCAAGGGTACTGGGAAGAGAATAAAACATTCCGTACGCCAGATGAGACAGAAAAACCAAAATTTTATGCACTAGATATGTTCCCATATCCATCAGGTGCAGGCTTACACGTAGGACATCCAGAAGGTTATACAGCGACAGATATTTTATCTCGTATGAAGCGTATGCAAGGATATAACGTTCTGCATCCAATGGGATGGGATGCATTTGGTCTTCCAGCAGAGCAATATGCACTTGATACTGGAAACAGCCCAGCTGAATTTACAGAGCATAATATTAATACATTCCGTAACCAAATTAAATCATTAGGTTTCTCTTACGATTGGGACCGTGAAGTAAATACAACAGATCCAAACTACTATAAGTGGACGCAATGGATCTTCCTAAAACTATTTGAAAAAGGCTTAGCTTACGTTGATGAAGTACCTGTAAACTGGTGCCCAGCACTTGGTACAGTACTTGCAAACGAAGAAATCATTGACGGTAAGAGTGAGCGTGGTGGACATCCAGTTGAGCGTCGTCCGATGAGACAGTGGATGTTAAAAATTACAGCTTACGGAGATCGTCTATTAGAAGATCTAGATGAGCTTGATTGGCCTGAAAGCTTAAAAGATATGCAACGTAACTGGATCGGTCGTTCTGAAGGTGCAGAAGTACACTTCAACATCGATGGTACAGACGAGAAATTCACAGTTTTCACAACGCGCCCTGATACATTATTTGGTGCAACATACTGTGTACTAGCTCCAGAACATGCACTTGTTGCAGAAATTACAACAGCAGAACAAAAAGAAGCGGTAGAAGCTTACATTAACGCTGTAAAAATGAAGAGTGACCTAGAGCGTACAGAACTTGCGAAAGAGAAAACTGGTGTATTCACTGGTGCTTACGCAGTTAACCCAGTAAACGGTGAGAAATTACCAATCTGGATCGCTGACTATGTTCTTGCAACTTACGGAACAGGTGCTGTAATGGCAGTTCCAGCTCACGATGAGCGTGACTATGAATTCGCATCAGTATTTAATCTTCCAATGAAGGAAGTTGTAAAAGGCGGAGATATTACGAAAGAAGTGTACACAGGTGATGGTGCACACGTAAACTCAGCATTCCTTGATGGATTAAATAAAGAAGAAGCAATCGCAAAAATGATTGAATGGCTTGAAGCAACGAGCGCAGGAAATCAAAAAGTAACGTACCGTCTACGTGACTGGTTATTCAGCCGTCAACGTTACTGGGGTGAACCAATTCCAGTAATTCACTGGGAAGATGGTACAATGACAGCTGTGAAAGAAGAGGAATTACCATTAGTTCTTCCGAAAACAGAAAACATCCGTCCTTCAGGTACAGGTGAATCACCACTTGCTAACATTGACGAGTGGGTAAATGTTGTTGATCCTGAGACTGGTAAAAAAGGTCGTCGTGAAACGAACACAATGCCGCAATGGGCTGGTAGCTGCTGGTACTACCTACGTTACATCGATCCAAACAATAGCGAAGCACTTGTAGATCCTGAAAAAGTAAAACAATGGCTTCCAGTTGATATTTATATCGGTGGTGCAGAACATGCCGTACTTCACTTACTATATGCTCGTTTCTGGCATAAAGTATTATACGATATCGGTGTAGTTCCAACGAAAGAGCCATTCCAACAATTATTCAACCAAGGTATGATTCTAGGTGAAAACAACGAGAAAATGAGTAAATCAAAAGGTAACGTTGTAAATCCTGATGATATCGTAGCAAGCCACGGTGCAGATACACTTCGTCTATACGAAATGTTCATGGGACCATTAGATGCTTCAATTGCTTGGTCTGAAAATGGTCTTGACGGAGCTCGTCGTTTCCTAGACCGCGTATGGCGTCTATTCGTTCAAGATAACGGTGAATTAAGTGAGAAAATTACTGACGCACCAAATAAAGAGCTTGAAAAAGCTTACCATCAAACAGTGAAGAAAGTAACAGAAGACTATGCAGAGCTTCGCTTCAACACAGCGATTTCTCAAATGATGGTATTCATCAACGATGCATACAAAGCTGAAACACTTCCGAGAGAATATGTAGAAGGTTTCGTAAAAATGATTGCACCAGTTGCACCTCATATCGGGGAAGAGCTATGGAGCAAACTTGGATACAATGAAACAATCACATATGCAAGCTGGCCAACATTTGATGAGTCTAAACTTGTAGAAGATGAAGTTGAAATTGTTGTTCAAGTTATGGGTAAAGTTCGTGCAAAACTAACAATGAGTAAAGACGCATCAAAAGAAGAAATGGAACAACTTGCACTTGAAGCAATTCAAGACCAAATTGAAGGGAAAACAGTTCGTAAAGTAATTGTTGTTCCTGGAAAACTTGTTAATGTTGTTGCAAATTAA
- a CDS encoding cation:proton antiporter has protein sequence MDTLIFEVGTALVLVAFAAILAAKLKFSIIPFLIILGMLVGPHAPDLGLIDLRFIESGEVISFLGRVGVIFLLFYLGLEFSIKKLIKSGKSIAFGGTVHISLNFILGLLYGYIMGFPLLETLIIAGIITISSSAIVAKVIVDLRRSGNKETELILGIIMFDDIFLAVYLSVVSGLVLGGATSLVGALTSILIAVGYMLLFFVVARKATRFLNKMLDISSNEIFIIVIFAILFFVAGFSETIHVAEAIGALLLGLVFSETEHSDRIEQLVVPFRDFFGAIFFFSFGLSIDPFSLGGAVWLALGAVFITLIGNFTAGMVAGRKAGLSHKASTNIGLTLASRGEFSIIVANIGIAGGLMATIKPFSALYVLILASLGPLLTKESGRIYSLLDKIFKWSAKESAKREKEVG, from the coding sequence ATGGATACTTTAATCTTTGAAGTTGGGACTGCGTTAGTATTAGTCGCTTTTGCAGCTATTCTCGCTGCAAAGTTAAAGTTCTCGATTATTCCGTTTCTCATTATACTCGGTATGCTAGTGGGGCCCCATGCCCCAGATTTAGGGCTTATCGATTTAAGATTTATTGAAAGCGGAGAAGTTATTTCCTTCCTCGGCCGTGTTGGCGTTATATTCCTCTTATTCTATTTAGGCTTAGAATTCTCAATTAAAAAATTAATTAAATCAGGAAAGTCAATTGCTTTTGGGGGAACTGTTCATATATCGCTTAATTTTATATTAGGTTTACTTTACGGATATATAATGGGTTTCCCCTTATTAGAAACATTAATTATTGCTGGGATCATAACAATTTCATCGAGTGCAATTGTTGCGAAAGTAATTGTTGATTTAAGAAGATCTGGTAATAAAGAGACGGAGCTAATTTTAGGAATCATTATGTTTGATGATATCTTTTTAGCCGTATATTTATCAGTTGTTTCAGGATTAGTACTCGGAGGGGCAACGTCACTTGTAGGGGCTCTTACATCTATTTTAATCGCAGTAGGGTATATGCTACTATTCTTTGTAGTTGCTAGAAAAGCTACACGATTTTTAAATAAAATGTTAGATATTTCGTCCAATGAAATTTTTATTATCGTAATATTCGCTATTTTGTTCTTTGTAGCAGGATTTTCAGAAACGATTCATGTCGCGGAGGCGATTGGAGCATTATTATTGGGGCTCGTCTTTTCTGAAACAGAGCATAGTGATCGAATTGAACAGCTCGTTGTTCCGTTTCGTGATTTCTTTGGAGCCATATTCTTTTTCAGCTTCGGTTTAAGTATAGACCCATTTTCACTTGGAGGAGCAGTGTGGTTGGCATTAGGAGCAGTTTTCATTACTCTTATCGGTAATTTTACTGCTGGAATGGTTGCGGGGCGTAAAGCTGGGTTATCGCATAAGGCTTCTACGAATATCGGTTTAACACTTGCATCACGCGGAGAATTTTCCATTATCGTCGCGAATATTGGAATTGCGGGCGGCTTAATGGCAACTATTAAACCATTCTCAGCTTTGTATGTTTTAATATTAGCATCGTTAGGACCTTTGTTAACGAAAGAATCTGGGAGAATATATTCCTTATTAGATAAAATATTTAAATGGAGCGCTAAAGAAAGTGCGAAGCGAGAAAAGGAAGTTGGATAG
- a CDS encoding cation:proton antiporter regulatory subunit yields the protein MNIRESELPGIGCKFEVITKGNEKMVIVIHDDGRREMYHFDADHEESISSVSLRDSEARQIAAILGGMVYRPQALDTIEMAFEGLSIEWFKVENNAPVVQKTIGSLHVRNTYNVTIIAILKKNMKKFFNPGPDSIIEAGDMLVLSGERHEVKRIINELLSVGGDS from the coding sequence ATGAATATTAGAGAGAGTGAACTGCCGGGTATTGGATGTAAGTTTGAAGTGATTACAAAAGGTAATGAAAAGATGGTTATCGTTATTCATGATGATGGCCGAAGAGAAATGTACCATTTTGATGCTGATCATGAGGAGAGTATTTCAAGCGTCTCTCTTCGTGATTCCGAAGCGAGACAAATTGCAGCTATATTGGGCGGAATGGTATATAGACCACAAGCTTTAGATACGATTGAAATGGCCTTTGAAGGATTATCAATTGAGTGGTTTAAGGTGGAAAATAATGCACCAGTCGTACAAAAAACAATTGGTAGTTTACATGTCCGAAACACATATAACGTAACGATTATTGCCATTTTGAAAAAGAATATGAAGAAGTTCTTTAATCCAGGCCCAGATTCTATCATTGAAGCTGGCGATATGCTCGTACTATCAGGTGAAAGACATGAAGTAAAAAGAATTATTAATGAGTTGCTTTCAGTAGGAGGGGATTCATAA
- a CDS encoding FtsX-like permease family protein yields MLFKLSMSGLKSKLKDYIVLLVGLVMSISIFYMFQTLALNESFLESNSVIKSIGFVFQAGSFLLAIITFFYILYANSFLLSLRQKEFGMYMMLGAKKHKVTLLMFIETIVLGAASLAIGIAVGVGLAEGIGQLLMKQLEFAGEGYKAFYLPSMTVTCIFFFALFVLSAIMNSIKLSRISVLQLVHADAQTERVAVKGKMTGLVAFLAVILLGIGYASMIYMEKLREMGILIALITTTAGTYMLFGSLLPVIIKKLKSNKKRSEKGLNAFTFAQLNFRINSLTKVLATVAMLVALGAGAISGGMAFKNNVIKMVDGLVIYDSVVHNPTAEEKKILNGITFKEKSEYRYKVDDKYVYYVKEDLEKNRPLVKDMENMKSMKDLVNTKKASQELPVGAVSREMNEKDVNAKELPEEWVDAFSTIHPYYIYEDHAIKIVDQKMYDGISGKEGIAFIGKVDDFLTYEKEWKKIDELQLDKYKNVKAEQMNSKHQMYDMFYGFASGTVFMGFFLGIAFLAMMASCLMFKILSGASKDITRYQMLRKIGVRRELLTKSIYKELFLVFLFPAIVGIAHVLVGMNIFGFILIDPYFRIWVPIVIFVVIYAIYYFITVQLYKGIVLPKED; encoded by the coding sequence ATGTTATTCAAACTTTCCATGTCAGGGCTAAAGAGTAAGCTAAAAGATTATATCGTCTTACTTGTTGGTCTTGTCATGTCGATTTCAATCTTTTATATGTTTCAAACGTTAGCACTAAATGAATCATTTCTTGAATCTAATTCAGTGATTAAATCAATCGGATTTGTATTCCAAGCAGGTTCATTTTTATTAGCAATCATAACGTTCTTCTATATTTTATATGCGAACTCTTTCTTACTATCTCTTCGTCAAAAAGAGTTTGGTATGTATATGATGTTAGGAGCAAAAAAGCATAAAGTTACATTACTTATGTTTATTGAGACAATTGTATTAGGCGCCGCGTCTCTTGCAATTGGAATTGCAGTTGGTGTAGGACTTGCAGAAGGTATCGGTCAATTATTAATGAAACAATTAGAATTTGCTGGTGAAGGCTATAAAGCATTTTACCTCCCATCTATGACTGTTACTTGCATCTTCTTCTTTGCATTATTTGTACTATCAGCAATTATGAACAGTATTAAATTATCACGTATTTCTGTATTGCAACTTGTACATGCAGATGCACAAACAGAACGTGTTGCAGTAAAAGGGAAAATGACAGGCTTAGTTGCCTTCCTTGCGGTTATTTTATTAGGAATTGGCTATGCATCAATGATTTACATGGAAAAATTAAGAGAGATGGGAATCCTTATTGCATTAATTACAACAACAGCTGGTACTTACATGTTATTTGGATCACTTCTTCCAGTTATTATTAAAAAGTTAAAAAGTAATAAAAAGCGTAGTGAAAAAGGACTTAACGCTTTTACATTTGCACAATTAAATTTCCGTATTAATAGCTTAACAAAGGTACTTGCAACAGTAGCGATGTTAGTTGCTCTTGGAGCTGGTGCAATTTCAGGTGGTATGGCGTTTAAAAATAACGTTATAAAAATGGTTGATGGTTTAGTAATCTATGATTCAGTAGTTCATAATCCGACAGCTGAAGAAAAGAAAATTTTAAACGGTATTACATTTAAAGAGAAAAGCGAATATCGTTACAAAGTAGATGATAAATACGTTTACTATGTAAAAGAAGATTTAGAGAAAAATCGTCCTTTAGTAAAAGATATGGAAAATATGAAGTCGATGAAGGATTTAGTAAATACGAAGAAGGCTTCACAGGAATTACCAGTAGGTGCAGTTTCTAGAGAAATGAATGAAAAAGATGTGAACGCTAAAGAACTTCCAGAAGAATGGGTAGATGCTTTTAGCACAATTCATCCATATTATATATACGAAGATCATGCAATTAAAATTGTAGATCAAAAAATGTACGATGGGATAAGTGGTAAAGAAGGTATAGCATTTATCGGAAAAGTAGATGATTTCTTAACATATGAAAAAGAATGGAAAAAAATTGACGAGTTGCAACTAGATAAATATAAAAATGTAAAAGCTGAACAAATGAATAGTAAACATCAAATGTATGACATGTTCTACGGCTTTGCGAGCGGAACAGTGTTTATGGGATTCTTCCTTGGAATTGCGTTCTTAGCAATGATGGCAAGCTGTCTTATGTTTAAAATTCTTTCTGGTGCATCAAAAGATATTACGCGTTATCAAATGCTCCGTAAAATCGGTGTGCGCCGTGAGTTATTAACGAAATCGATTTATAAAGAGTTATTCTTAGTATTCTTATTCCCAGCAATTGTGGGTATCGCTCACGTATTAGTTGGTATGAATATTTTCGGATTTATTTTAATCGATCCGTACTTCCGTATTTGGGTACCAATCGTAATTTTCGTAGTTATTTATGCGATTTATTACTTCATTACAGTTCAATTGTATAAAGGAATTGTTCTTCCGAAAGAAGATTAA
- the gerHC gene encoding spore germination protein GerHC: MEKIKSTSKLILISCITFFSLIGCLQKNIIDDVQLIQGSVFDVAKDNKVKVTFVCPIQKKGNKVQVFEGSANAVKQVKADTSLESSQPFASGQMRVALYTIRLAKTGMSTSFDTLLRDVNIGNALYAALLDGNGTELLKGKYSTSYNVAIYIKKLLEHNMETGPLPADNLHIGAFRYYQEGKDYYIPILKKHGDKIKITGIGLFKKDKYIGKIAEKDMFIFKGLLEKHKLDSHEFKTDSAYVMINNIRSVPTYDIKIKNGKPSFFINVRLDARIQELSKQINLENNKNTKNIEKDVQKQLDKQAAKLIKQLKSLGVDPLGLGAKYKQHYRPFKLEEWRQMYKDVPVHIKYTVNITNSGVIE; this comes from the coding sequence TTTACAAAAAAATATTATCGATGATGTACAACTTATTCAAGGAAGCGTTTTTGATGTCGCAAAAGATAATAAAGTAAAAGTGACATTCGTTTGTCCCATTCAGAAAAAAGGAAATAAAGTTCAAGTTTTTGAAGGCAGTGCAAATGCAGTAAAACAAGTAAAAGCAGACACATCTTTAGAGTCTTCTCAACCATTTGCTAGCGGACAAATGCGTGTCGCTCTATATACAATAAGGCTTGCCAAAACAGGAATGTCTACTTCATTCGATACATTACTTCGAGATGTGAATATAGGGAACGCTTTATATGCTGCTTTATTAGATGGGAATGGTACTGAACTTTTAAAGGGCAAATATTCGACTTCATACAACGTTGCAATTTATATAAAAAAATTGCTAGAACATAACATGGAGACCGGACCTTTACCAGCGGATAATCTACATATAGGAGCATTTCGCTATTATCAAGAAGGAAAAGACTACTATATTCCCATTCTAAAGAAGCATGGTGATAAAATAAAAATTACCGGAATTGGCCTTTTTAAAAAAGATAAATATATCGGTAAAATTGCGGAAAAAGATATGTTCATATTTAAAGGACTATTAGAGAAACATAAATTAGATTCACATGAATTTAAAACAGATTCTGCGTACGTAATGATTAATAATATTCGTTCTGTTCCAACTTACGATATAAAAATTAAAAACGGAAAGCCTTCTTTTTTCATTAACGTTCGTCTTGATGCACGTATTCAAGAACTATCAAAACAAATTAACTTAGAAAATAACAAGAACACAAAAAACATTGAAAAAGATGTCCAAAAACAATTAGATAAACAAGCTGCTAAGTTAATTAAGCAACTTAAATCTTTAGGCGTCGACCCTCTCGGGCTAGGTGCAAAGTATAAGCAACATTATCGCCCATTCAAATTAGAAGAATGGAGACAAATGTATAAAGATGTTCCGGTTCATATAAAATACACCGTAAATATTACAAATTCTGGTGTCATTGAATGA
- a CDS encoding ABC transporter ATP-binding protein, with product MTKPVVDVKNVQKVYGKKGENQSHALKGVSFSIQEGEFVGIMGPSGSGKTTLLNVISTLDKATGGVVEIAGTDITKMKQGELSDFRSQKLGFIFQDFNLLENLSIYENIALPLSLQGVPSRNIGPKVEKVADMLGITEILQKYPSEVSGGQKQRSAAARALVHEPAIILGDEPTGALDSKNATSLLDAMTNLNKDQGVSIMMVTHDPYSASYCQRILFIQDGELYKEIHRGGTREEFYKEILDVLADLGTQKA from the coding sequence ATGACGAAACCAGTTGTAGACGTGAAAAACGTTCAAAAAGTGTACGGTAAAAAAGGTGAGAACCAATCACACGCGTTAAAAGGTGTGTCATTCTCAATTCAAGAGGGTGAGTTTGTTGGAATTATGGGACCATCTGGTTCTGGTAAAACGACATTATTAAATGTAATTTCAACATTAGATAAAGCAACGGGCGGCGTTGTTGAAATTGCGGGTACGGATATTACAAAAATGAAGCAAGGTGAGCTTTCTGATTTCCGTTCACAAAAATTAGGATTCATCTTCCAAGATTTTAATTTGTTAGAAAACTTATCTATTTATGAAAACATTGCACTTCCACTTTCCTTGCAAGGTGTTCCATCACGTAACATTGGACCAAAAGTCGAGAAAGTAGCGGATATGTTAGGGATTACAGAAATACTTCAAAAGTACCCATCTGAAGTATCTGGTGGGCAAAAGCAACGTTCGGCAGCAGCGCGTGCTTTAGTGCATGAGCCGGCAATTATTTTAGGGGACGAGCCAACAGGAGCGCTTGATTCTAAAAATGCAACGAGTTTACTTGATGCGATGACAAACTTAAATAAAGATCAAGGCGTATCTATTATGATGGTTACACATGATCCGTACAGTGCAAGTTACTGTCAGCGTATTTTATTCATTCAAGATGGTGAGCTATATAAAGAAATTCACCGCGGCGGTACACGTGAAGAGTTTTATAAAGAAATTTTAGATGTGCTTGCGGACTTAGGCACACAAAAAGCGTAA
- a CDS encoding MDR family MFS transporter, giving the protein MPRKVWLLVAGMIINVTGASFLWPFNTIYLHDHLGKSLSVAGMVLMINSLTGVIGNLLGGVLFDKWGGYKSTLVGIVITLVSILGLVFFHGWPLYVEWLALIGFGSGMVFPSMYAMVGTVWPEGGRRAFNAMYVGQNVGIAIGTACGGLVASYRFDYIFLANFILYFVFFLIAFIGFRGMEDKKEPGVQKEVETKKGWSLTPGFKALLIVCVAYALCWVTYVQWQGAIATHMQELNISLRHYSLLWTINGAMIVCAQPLVSMLIRWMKRSLKQQIMIGIFIFAASFIVLSQAQQFTMFLVAMVTLTIGELFVWPAVPTIANILAPKDKLGFYQGVVNSAATVGKMFGPVVGGAIVDLYNMEVLFIAIMVMLVVALIATSIYDKRVKVEETVEEKIAV; this is encoded by the coding sequence ATGCCAAGGAAAGTATGGCTATTAGTAGCTGGGATGATTATTAATGTCACGGGTGCTTCTTTTTTATGGCCTTTTAATACAATTTATTTGCATGATCACCTAGGAAAATCTTTATCTGTGGCCGGAATGGTATTAATGATCAATTCGCTTACTGGTGTAATCGGAAACTTGCTCGGCGGTGTTTTATTTGATAAATGGGGCGGTTATAAATCAACTTTAGTAGGGATTGTGATTACACTTGTATCGATTTTAGGTCTTGTGTTCTTCCACGGTTGGCCGTTATATGTTGAATGGCTAGCGTTAATCGGCTTCGGTTCTGGAATGGTCTTCCCATCGATGTATGCGATGGTTGGTACGGTTTGGCCAGAAGGCGGAAGACGGGCATTTAATGCGATGTACGTTGGACAAAATGTTGGTATTGCGATCGGAACAGCATGTGGTGGATTAGTTGCATCGTATCGTTTTGATTATATTTTCTTAGCGAATTTTATTTTATACTTTGTTTTCTTTTTAATTGCTTTTATTGGATTCCGCGGTATGGAAGACAAGAAAGAGCCAGGAGTGCAAAAAGAAGTCGAAACGAAAAAAGGGTGGTCACTTACACCTGGATTTAAAGCACTTCTTATCGTGTGTGTAGCATATGCTTTATGCTGGGTTACATACGTACAGTGGCAAGGAGCGATTGCAACACATATGCAAGAATTGAATATTAGCCTTCGTCACTATAGTTTACTATGGACGATAAACGGAGCGATGATTGTTTGTGCGCAACCACTTGTTAGTATGCTAATTCGTTGGATGAAGCGTTCTTTAAAACAGCAAATTATGATTGGAATCTTCATTTTTGCGGCGTCATTCATTGTGTTAAGTCAAGCGCAGCAATTTACGATGTTCCTCGTTGCGATGGTAACATTAACAATTGGTGAGTTATTTGTATGGCCTGCGGTTCCAACGATTGCAAATATACTTGCACCAAAAGATAAATTAGGATTTTATCAAGGTGTCGTAAATAGTGCGGCGACTGTAGGGAAAATGTTCGGACCGGTCGTTGGCGGAGCAATTGTGGATTTATACAATATGGAAGTATTGTTTATAGCAATCATGGTAATGCTTGTAGTAGCGCTTATAGCAACGAGCATTTATGATAAACGAGTAAAAGTAGAAGAAACAGTTGAAGAAAAAATTGCAGTTTAG